Proteins found in one Terribacillus sp. DMT04 genomic segment:
- the hisB gene encoding imidazoleglycerol-phosphate dehydratase HisB — translation MRKAEKARETLETKISISVNLDDNSNISINTGVGFFDHMLTLFASHARIGLVVEAEGDLHIDSHHTVEDTGIVLGQLIKEALGSKEGINRYGHAFVPMDETLGFVALDISGRPFLVFDALFDNPKLGNFDTELVREFFQAFSVHAGVTLHAKVHYGSNTHHKAESLFKALGQSLAIAIQVNPAIKGVNSTKGLIE, via the coding sequence ATGCGCAAAGCCGAAAAAGCACGCGAAACGTTAGAAACAAAAATCAGTATCTCAGTGAATTTAGATGATAACAGCAATATCTCTATCAATACAGGTGTAGGTTTCTTCGATCATATGCTTACGCTGTTCGCAAGTCATGCAAGAATTGGCTTAGTAGTGGAAGCAGAGGGTGATTTGCATATCGACAGCCATCATACAGTGGAAGACACTGGCATTGTACTCGGACAGCTGATAAAAGAAGCGCTTGGCAGCAAAGAAGGGATAAACCGATACGGGCATGCTTTTGTGCCGATGGACGAGACATTAGGATTTGTCGCGCTTGATATAAGCGGCCGTCCTTTCTTAGTTTTCGATGCATTGTTTGACAATCCAAAACTCGGAAACTTTGATACCGAGCTTGTACGAGAATTTTTCCAAGCTTTTTCGGTTCATGCTGGTGTGACACTTCATGCAAAAGTCCACTACGGTTCCAACACGCATCACAAAGCAGAATCGTTGTTTAAAGCGCTTGGGCAGTCGCTAGCGATTGCTATTCAAGTGAACCCTGCTATTAAAGGCGTCAACAGTACGAAAGGGCTGATTGAATGA